The following are from one region of the Bactrocera oleae isolate idBacOlea1 chromosome 6, idBacOlea1, whole genome shotgun sequence genome:
- the Uggt gene encoding UDP-glucose:glycoprotein glucosyltransferase produces the protein MLGEVVFRTLALLYIIFTSVTVNIASDLPSSHSQSYSVTTLINAKWHQTPLYLEIAEYLADENPALFWDYVNDVLTQQKPIKEYASESNQYLAAINIARNRLNVLQLPLLKLVVSLHSLTPRIQTHLQISNDIYSKSKCNQDTFVQIDIEVICSIDKLRENLNSQKEDLVKLVTYSFDHVYPGSENNSRTFILHGDFGSNSFSTYHKILSKEARSGNIRYVVRHYLVNNTNNNPVRLSGYGVELHLKSTEYKNQDDAPKSHDDTFKNGADDETELKGFDFKILKNRFPSLSASLDQLRYSLLKGNEEITQLKAWEFQDLGLQATRAITEVQGDESLQVLQFIAHNFPMQAHTLLHHKVTDALRAEIKHNIEVFGRSLNIIPPDGALFINGLFFDADTMDLGAIVETMRSEVHVLESLHKNNIRGPLAAALLALDLSGASNKEFAIDIRDTAVMWINDIETDPQYRRWPSSVMDLLRPAFPGMLRNIRKNIFNLVLVVDPLNPASRNLIKLAESFIIHQAPVRLGLIFDTRSAEKDTAKDYNSIICAYNYVTQNKEGRSALGFLTDVFAAADATEKVRHTHIRSQFKKTFSNLSGGKIDDILGNDSDYDYGKQLSQEFIERLGFANSPQALLNGVPMQQSILTSDSEFEEAIFSEIIQQTSSLQKAVYKGDLTDTDSIIDYLMNQDHVMPRLNQRILSTDTSKFLDFSGKEYKDLTNVQDLAQLSNRDMTATLLSNIKYFEVKHATERIGNYELNFLTIWIIADIEKPEGRELLENALNYLKFGSSVRIGFLPNVESSSISNKYNLNRLAWAATQTLPSVEATDLVLKWLNNPNSIIEIPNVVNEMLSSTELHIKMLRVYVQRIFGLPKSLRLVVGNGKIFGPLSTGEKFNIEDFELIDRFNAFQYADKIRKILKQSVENEADTTDDTEINSNTLLKLYASLVPRQSKTRFKIPDDIKKHNSVVSLIPKQPLMPHFDISAVVDPASRSAQKLAPILILLRNILNCEMNIYLTPVGQHSDMPVKNFYRYVVEPEVQFQTNGKLAEGPISKFTGLPVNSLLTQNIQVPENWLVEAVHSVYDLDNIKLSEIGGPVHSEYELEYLLLEGHCFDSNSGAPPRGLQVTLGTQKSPAIVDTIVMANLGYFQLKANPGVWELRLREGKSADIYDIGHAEGPNTIHQKQLTKVVINSLRSHVIKLRVTKKSGKQNADLLGDDEDDSKSGIWNSIASSFGGGSSSPASDKKGVENSETINVFSVASGHLYERLLRIMMLSVLKHTTSSVKFWFLKNYLSPQFTDFLPHMAKEYGFQYELVQYKWPRWLHQQTEKQRTIWGYKILFLDVLFPLNVRKIIFVDADAIVRTDIKELYDMDLGGAPYAYTPFCDSRKEMEGFRFWKQGYWRSHLMGRRYHISALYVVDLKRFRKIAAGDRLRGQYQALSQDPNSLANLDQDLPNNMIHQVAIKSLPDEWLWCQTWCSDNSFKNAKVIDLCNNPRTKEAKLTAAQRIVPEWKDYDIEIKNLMIKIEDNENTDHYAQANEIPLSSNENHDDGNMKHEEL, from the exons ATGTTGGGAGAAGTTGTCTTCCGCACGCTGGcccttttatatataatttttacgtCGGTTACAGTGAATATCGCATCAGATCTTCCAAGTTCTCATTCCCAAAGTTATTCGGTTACAACTCTTATTAATGCAAAATGGCATCAAACACCTTTGTATTtggaaattgcagagtatttagCAGATGAAAATCCGGCTTTATTTTGGGATTATGTGAATGATGTTTTGACACAACAAAAACCAATTAAAGAATatg CGTCAGAGTCGAACCAATATTTGGCAGCGATTAACATTGCGCGTAATAGGCTTAATGTACTTCAATTGCCATTACTTAAACTTGTAGTGTCGTTGCACAGTTTGACACCTCGTATACAAACACATTTACAAATATCGAatgatatttattcaaaatctaAATGTAATCAAGATACTTTCGTTCAAATTGATATTGAAGTCATATGTAGCATTGATAAGTTAAGAGAAAATCTCAATTCTCAGAAAGAGGATTTGGTAAAACTTGTTACATACAGTTTTGACCATGTTTATCCAGGGTCAGAAAATAATTCACGAACATTTATTCTGCATGGAGATTTTGGGTCTAACAGTTTCTCTACTTATcacaaaatattatcaaaagaaGCCCGTTCTGGAAATATACGTTACGTTGTTCGTCATTACCTAgtaaataatactaataataatccCGTACGACTATCTGGCTACGGTGTAGAGCTACATCTTAAGTCTACTGAATACAAAAATCAGGATGATGCGCCTAAGTCACACGATGACACATTCAAGAATGGCGCAGATGACGAAACTGAATTAAAAGGTTTCGACTTCAAAATACTGAAGAATAGATTTCCAAGTTTGTCCGCTTCTTTAGACCAATTACGTTATAGTCTTTTAAAGGGTAATGAAGAAATTACCCAACTGAAAGCCTGGGAGTTTCAAGACTTGGGATTACAAGCAACACGTGCAATTACTGAAGTGCAAGGTGATGAGTCCTTGCAGGTACTGCAATTTATTGCACACAATTTTCCAATGCAAGCGCATACACTACTTCATCATAAAGTAACTGATGCCTTGCGAGCTGAAATAAAACACAATATTGAAGTGTTTGGCCGTAGTTTAAATATCATTCCTCCCGATGGTGCGCTATTCATTAATGGTTTATTTTTTGATGCTGATACAATGGATCTTGGCGCTATAGTTGAAACAATGCGTTCTGAAGTACATGTTCTCGAGAGTTTACATAAGAACAATATACGAGGTCCACTAGCAGCAGCACTTCTCGCTTTGGATCTTTCTGGAGCATCAAACAAAGAATTTGCCATCGATATCAGAGACACAGCAGTAATGTGGATAAATGACATAGAGACTGACCCACAGTATCGTCGTTGGCCATCAAGCGTAATGGATTTACTAAGACCGGCCTTCCCAGGAATGTTACGAAacatacgtaaaaatatattcaacttAGTCTTGGTAGTCGATCCATTAAATCCTGCTAGTAGAAATCTGATAAAACTAGCCGAGAGTTTTATCATTCACCAAGCGCCAGTACGACTTGGTCTAATATTCGATACCCGAAGTGCTGAAAAAGATACTGCTAAAGattataattcaattatatgtgcatacaatTATGTAACTCAAAATAAGGAAGGGCGGTCAGCCTTAGGTTTTTTAACAGATGTATTTGCAGCTGCAGATGCCACAGAAAAGGTGCGACATACACATATTCGTAGTCAATTCAAAAAAACGTTTAGTAATTTATCTGGGGGCAAAATTGATGATATTTTGGGCAACGATTCGGACTATGATTATGGGAAACAATTGTCTCAAGAATTTATTGAACGTTTAGGATTTGCCAATTCGCCTCAGGCGTTATTGAATGGCGTACCTATGCAACAAAGTATATTAACCTCGGATAGTGAATTTGAAGAAGCGATTTTTTCGGAAATTATTCAACAGACCAGTAGTTTACAGAAAGCGGTTTACAAAGGAGATCTAACAGACACTGATTCAATTATAGATTATCTTATGAATCAAGATCATGTTATGCCACGTTTAAATCAACGTATTCTCAGCACAGATACGTCAAAATTCCTTGATTTTTCGGGAAAGGAATATAAGGACTTGACGAATGTTCAAGATCTAGCTCAGCTTTCAAATCGCGATATGACGGCTACTTTATTGtccaatataaaatatttcgagGTTAAACATGCTACTGAACGCATTGGTAATTAcgaattaaactttttaaccaTTTGGATTATTGCTGATATCGAAAAACCGGAAGGTCGCGAACTGTTAGAAAATGCACTTAATTATCTTAAGTTTGGAAGTAGTGTACGAATCGGCTTTTTGCCTAATGTGGAGAGTTCatctatttcaaataaatataatttaaatcgCTTAGCATGGGCTGCTACACAAACACTTCCCTCCGTCGAAGCTACGGACTTAGTTTTAAAATGGCTCAATAATCCCAACTCGATAATTGAAATTCCAAATGTTGTCAACGAAATGCTTTCATCAACTGAGttgcatataaaaatgttgcgagtTTATGTGCAACGCATTTTCGGATTGCCGAAGTCTCTCCGTTTAGTAGTTGGAAATGGGAAGATATTCGGACCATTGTCAACAGGTGAAAAGTTTAATATCGAAGACTTTGAGCTGATTGATCGATTCAATGCTTTTCAATATGCTGATAAAATCCgaaaaatactaaaacaaaGTGTCGAAAATGAGGCAGATACTACCGATGATACTGAAATCAACAGTAATACCTTGCTCAAGTTATATGCCAGCCTTGTGCCCAGACAATCAAAAACTCGTTTTAAGATACCTGATGATATTAAGAAACATAATTCAGTAGTTTCTTTAATACCCAAACAGCCACTGATGCCACATTTTGATATTTCTGCTGTTGTTGATCCTGCTTCTAGAAGTGCACAGAAACTCGCTCCAATTCTTATTTTATTGCGGAATATTCTCAACTgtgaaatgaatatatatttaacacctGTTGGACAACACAGTGATATGCCTGTAAAGAACTTTTATCGGTATGTTGTGGAACCGGAGGTCCAATTTCAAACCAACGGCAAGTTAGCGGAGGGTCCTATATCAAAGTTCACCGGCTTACCTGTTAACTCATTGCTTACTCAAAATATACAGGTGCCGGAAAACTGGCTTGTAGAGGCTGTGCATTCTGTATATGACTTAGATAATATCAAATTAAGCGAAATTGGTGGGCCTGTCCATAGCGAATATGAATTGGAATATTTGTTATTAGAAGGTCATTGTTTTGATTCGAATTCTGGTGCGCCTCCTCGTGGTCTTCAAGTCACGCTCGGAACACAGAAATCTCCTGCTATTGTTGATACCATAGTTATGGCTAACCTTGGCTATTTCCAACTTAAAGCTAATCCTGGTGTTTGGGAACTGCGCCTACGCGAAGGAAAATCTGCTGATATATATGATATTGGCCATGCAGAAGGTCCCAATACAATACATCAAAAACAATTAACAAAAGTCGTGATTAATTCTCTGCGGTCTCACGTGATAAAACTAAGAGTTACAAAAAAATCTGGTAAACAGAATGCAGATTTGCTTGGTGACGACGAAGATGATTCAAAATCAGGTATTTGGAACTCTATTGCTAGTTCATTTGGAGGCGGATCTTCATCCCCAGCATCTGATAAAAAAGGTGTGGAGAACTCTGAAACAATCAATGTTTTTTCTGTTGCTTCCGGTCATTTATATGAGCGCCTGTTGCGCATTATGATGTTATCTGTGTTAAAACATACGACATCATCTGTTAAGTTCTGGTTCCTGAAAAATTACTTGTCACCACAATTTACTGATTTCCTTCCTCATATGGCGAAAGAGTATGGTTTTCAATACGAACTTGTTCAATATAAGTGGCCACGGTGGCTTCATCAACAAACAGAGAAGCAGCGCACGATTTGGGGTTATAAAATCCTTTTTCTGGATGTTCTATTCCCCCTTAACGTTCGCAAGATAATTTTCGTGGATGCAGATGCCATTGTACGCACAGATATTAAAGAACTTTATGATATGGATTTAGGAGGAGCACCATACGCATACACACCCTTCTGTGATTCTCGAAAAGAAATGGAAGGTTTCCGGTTTTGGAAGCAAGGTTATTGGCGTAGCCATCTTATGGGCAGACGATACCATATCTCGGCTTTGTATGTGGTTGACCTTAAACGATTCCGCAAAATTGCAGCCGGTGATCGATTACGTGGTCAATATCAGGCTTTGAGCCAAGATCCAAATAGTCTTGCAAATTTAGATCAGGACTTACCAAATAACATGATACATCAAGTCGCCATCAAATCATTACCGGATGAATGGTTGTGGTGCCAAACATGGTGCAGCGACAACtcttttaaaaatgcaaaagtgATTGATTTATGTAATAATCCAAGGACCAAAGAAGCTAAATTGACAGCAGCTCAACGTATAGTACCCGAATGGAAGGATTatgatattgaaataaaaaatttaatgattaaAATCGAGGATAATGAAAATACTGACCATTACGCCCAGGCAAACGAAATCCCACTATCAAGTAATGAAAACCATGATGACGGAAACATGAAACACGAAGAACTGTAA
- the LOC138857771 gene encoding uncharacterized protein, which translates to MVDQYADPRVPHHVAQLPIFNYMPQTYTKSNLFIQINMDVEMPTNPTPTIRSAINVPRTGPIPAPRATAATTVTAVARNTAQPPPASPLVQPEPHRTRCPLCRRSHRLQHSSIFKSMQPSQRQRVAQAHGHCLNCLSLTHTTQECDSECSCQLCGRLHHTFLHRTSRRDVRRPPAPRSRGAVRRPPPSHPIQHQRPAAAPQYRPRNVRNETPARHRRPRPSSRRPTGLSSVVATLQQLQNLLG; encoded by the coding sequence atggtcgatcaatatgcCGACCCACGCGTGCCACATCACGTGGCACAATTGCccatattcaattatatgccacaaacatatactaaatctaatctTTTCATACAGATTAATATGGACGTGGAAATGCCGACAAATCCAACGCCAACCATTCGATCGGCTATCAACGTGCCGCGCACTGGGCCGATTCCAGCGCCTCGAGCCACCGCTGCAACAACTGTCACAGCTGTCGCGCGGAACACAGCACAACCACCGCCAGCGTCGCCATTGGTGCAACCGGAGCCGCACCGCACCCGATGTCCGCTGTGTCGCCGCTCCCACCGGCTACAGCACTCTAGCATCTTCAAATCCATGCAACCCAGTCAACGTCAGCGGGTAGCCCAGGCGCATGGACACTGCCTCAATTGCCTGAGTCTCACCCATACGACGCAAGAGTGTGACTCGGAGTGTTCATGTCAATTGTGCGGAAGGCTACACCATACGTTCCTTCACCGCACCTCCAGGCGCGACGTTCGGCGACCACCCGCACCACGCAGTCGCGGCGCTGTCAGGCGACCGCCACCCAGCCACCCGATACAACATCAACGCCCAGCTGCCGCTCCACAGTATCGTCCAAGGAATGTAAGGAACGAAACACCTGCACGGCACCGACGGCCCAGACCATCATCCCGCCgccccactggcctcagcagtgttgtagcaacgttgcaacaactgcagaatttgctaggctaa
- the Grx1 gene encoding uncharacterized protein Grx1 — protein MGSIISALPRKSPINVNMTSPQADMVRDIIGSNKVVIFSKSYCPYCTMAKEQFRKLSIAAHVVELDSRNDAEEIQNILEEITGCRTVPRCFINGKFIGGGTDVKKMYEQGTLQKFFT, from the exons ATGGGTTCAATCATTTCAGCTTTACCAAGAAAATCACCTATTAATGTGAATATGACCAGTCCTCAAGCAGATATGGTTCGCGATATAATCGGGAGCAATAAGGTTGTAATATTTTCTAAGAGCTATTGTCCTTATTGTACAATGGCCAAAGAG CAATTTCGCAAACTTTCTATAGCCGCACATGTTGTTGAACTAGATAGTCGTAATGATGCTGAAGAAATTCAGAACATCCTTGAAGAGATTACAGGCTGTAGAACC gtGCCAAGGTGCTTTATTAATGGAAAGTTTATAGGAGGCGGCAcagatgtaaaaaaaatgtacgaGCAGGGAACTCTTCAGAAGTTCTTTACTTAA